A window of Leptotrichia wadei contains these coding sequences:
- the cbiT gene encoding precorrin-6Y C5,15-methyltransferase (decarboxylating) subunit CbiT, whose translation MYHIKDKDFIRGKVPMTKEEIRAVSIAKMEISDEDICLDIGGGTGSVSIEMAKFAKNGHVYTIEQKEEAVDLIKQNMEKFEIKNMTVISGKAPEDLPQGITFDKVFIGGSGGNLSEIINYSYENLKESGIIALNFIVLENTFEALECLKKSKFEDIDISQIIVAKNRKVKDFNMMMSENPIYVISARK comes from the coding sequence ATGTATCATATAAAAGATAAGGACTTTATTCGTGGAAAAGTTCCAATGACAAAGGAAGAAATAAGAGCGGTGAGTATTGCGAAAATGGAAATTTCTGATGAAGATATTTGTCTTGACATCGGTGGCGGAACTGGTTCGGTTAGTATTGAAATGGCTAAATTTGCTAAAAATGGTCATGTTTATACGATTGAGCAAAAAGAGGAAGCCGTTGACTTAATAAAACAAAATATGGAAAAATTTGAGATAAAAAATATGACTGTAATTTCTGGGAAAGCACCAGAAGATTTGCCACAAGGAATAACTTTTGACAAAGTGTTTATCGGTGGTTCAGGCGGAAATTTATCAGAAATTATTAACTATTCTTATGAAAATTTAAAAGAAAGTGGAATAATCGCTTTGAACTTCATCGTTTTAGAAAACACATTTGAAGCACTTGAATGTTTAAAAAAATCAAAGTTTGAGGATATTGATATTTCTCAAATAATTGTGGCGAAAAATAGAAAAGTGAAGGATTTTAACATGATGATGTCAGAAAATCCGATTTATGTGATTTCTGCGAGAAAATAA
- a CDS encoding precorrin-8X methylmutase, which produces MSYIKDPKSIEVRSFEIITEGLAGKADHFSEEEQLIVKRLIHTTGDFDYVNIVEFQNNPIESAKEALEAGNCRIYCDTNMIVNGLNKNGLKKFGAEAYCLVADPDVAKEAKERGITRSMVGLERALKDPQTKIFLIGNAPTALFTLLEKMDKEGENVPKLIVGVPVGFVGCPESKAELSKYDVPFIRTNGTKGGSTVAVGVMHGILYQMYERDKYFNN; this is translated from the coding sequence ATGTCATATATTAAAGATCCAAAATCAATAGAAGTGAGAAGTTTTGAAATAATAACTGAAGGATTGGCTGGAAAAGCTGATCATTTTAGTGAGGAAGAGCAATTGATTGTGAAAAGATTGATTCATACGACAGGAGATTTTGATTATGTAAATATTGTTGAATTTCAAAATAATCCGATTGAGTCAGCAAAAGAGGCGTTGGAAGCTGGGAATTGCAGAATTTATTGCGATACAAATATGATTGTTAATGGACTGAATAAAAATGGGTTGAAAAAATTTGGAGCTGAGGCGTATTGCTTGGTGGCGGATCCAGATGTGGCGAAAGAAGCGAAAGAAAGAGGGATTACACGTTCAATGGTTGGATTGGAAAGAGCATTAAAGGATCCTCAAACGAAAATTTTTCTAATTGGAAATGCACCGACAGCATTGTTCACATTGCTTGAAAAAATGGATAAAGAGGGAGAAAATGTTCCAAAATTGATAGTTGGAGTGCCAGTTGGATTTGTGGGATGTCCTGAATCGAAGGCTGAACTTTCAAAATATGATGTTCCATTTATTAGAACAAATGGGACAAAAGGTGGAAGCACAGTTGCAGTTGGTGTAATGCACGGAATCCTTTATCAAATGTACGAAAGGGATAAATATTTTAATAATTAA
- a CDS encoding energy-coupling factor ABC transporter substrate-binding protein → MEKNKNKSVFKKNIILLVLILLIGVVPLLLVKSEFGGSDDKGEEVIKTIKPNYEPWAKNLIELPGDETESLLFALQAAIGAGVVGYVLGYFKGERKNANR, encoded by the coding sequence ATGGAGAAGAATAAAAATAAAAGTGTTTTTAAAAAGAATATTATTTTATTGGTTTTGATACTTTTAATAGGTGTTGTACCATTACTTCTTGTAAAATCTGAATTTGGTGGTTCAGATGATAAAGGAGAAGAAGTAATTAAAACGATAAAACCTAATTATGAGCCTTGGGCTAAAAATTTAATAGAATTGCCTGGAGATGAAACAGAAAGTTTACTTTTTGCGTTGCAGGCAGCAATAGGTGCAGGAGTTGTAGGATATGTTTTAGGATATTTCAAAGGTGAAAGAAAAAATGCTAATAGATAA
- a CDS encoding energy-coupling factor ABC transporter permease encodes MKKRTLLFLVLTSMLLIGVNGYSMHIMEGFLPINWVIVWFVVCIPFWILGIKKLQAVSKGSVKDKMTLALAGAFIFVLSALKIPSVTGSSSHPTGVGLSAILYGPFVTSILGTIVLIFQAGLLAHGGFTTLGANTASMAIAGPIVSYLIYKGLAKKNRAVAIFLAAAIGDLATYVVTSFQLALAYPSPEGGVLASFIKFGMVFAVTQIPLAIIEGLLTNVVMNILDKYEVKGVEV; translated from the coding sequence ATGAAAAAGAGGACATTATTGTTTTTAGTTTTAACTAGTATGCTATTAATAGGTGTAAACGGTTATTCAATGCACATTATGGAAGGATTCTTACCAATAAATTGGGTTATCGTGTGGTTTGTTGTGTGTATTCCGTTTTGGATTTTGGGGATAAAAAAACTTCAAGCTGTTTCTAAAGGGAGTGTAAAGGATAAAATGACACTTGCATTGGCAGGAGCATTTATTTTTGTATTGTCGGCATTGAAAATTCCGTCAGTTACTGGGAGTTCGTCGCATCCGACAGGAGTAGGACTTTCGGCTATTTTATATGGACCATTTGTAACTTCAATTTTAGGGACAATTGTATTGATATTTCAAGCTGGATTGTTGGCTCATGGAGGGTTTACGACTCTTGGAGCGAATACGGCTTCAATGGCAATTGCTGGACCAATTGTTTCGTACTTGATTTATAAGGGACTTGCTAAGAAGAATAGAGCAGTTGCAATATTTTTGGCAGCGGCAATAGGGGATCTTGCAACTTATGTTGTTACATCTTTTCAGTTGGCACTTGCATATCCGTCGCCTGAAGGTGGGGTACTTGCTTCATTTATTAAATTTGGAATGGTGTTTGCAGTAACTCAAATTCCACTTGCTATAATTGAGGGATTGCTTACAAATGTTGTGATGAATATACTTGACAAATATGAAGTGAAAGGGGTTGAAGTATAA
- a CDS encoding energy-coupling factor ABC transporter ATP-binding protein translates to MLKLENITFSYDNETEALKNVTLNIEKGKKTLFLGENGSGKSTLFLIMNGLLKAQKGGIYFEGEKVKYKKKNLEELRRKVGIIFQDPEIQIFAPLVFQEVAYGPENLGYSEEKVEENVNRAMKEINIEDLKDRPCHHLSYGQKKRVSIAAITAMEPELLILDEPTAWLDSKNTKRVSEILDNFSEAGKTLVVSTHDTDFAYEFADYIYVLDKGKIVRQGSRDEVFEDFEFLKKLNLNVPNILKIKSYLKYKNLDENDYYKFLEEKNLL, encoded by the coding sequence ATGCTTAAACTTGAAAATATAACTTTTTCGTATGATAATGAAACAGAAGCGTTAAAAAATGTGACTTTGAATATTGAAAAAGGAAAGAAAACATTATTTCTTGGGGAAAATGGCTCAGGAAAATCAACTTTATTTTTAATAATGAATGGACTTTTGAAGGCACAAAAAGGAGGCATTTATTTTGAGGGAGAGAAGGTTAAATATAAAAAAAAGAACTTAGAGGAATTGAGAAGAAAAGTTGGAATAATTTTTCAAGATCCTGAAATACAGATTTTTGCTCCATTAGTTTTTCAGGAAGTGGCTTATGGGCCTGAAAATCTTGGATATTCTGAGGAAAAAGTAGAAGAAAATGTTAATAGAGCAATGAAGGAAATCAATATTGAGGATTTGAAGGATAGACCTTGTCATCATTTGAGTTATGGTCAGAAAAAAAGGGTTTCAATAGCAGCGATTACGGCAATGGAGCCAGAATTGCTAATTTTAGATGAGCCTACAGCATGGTTGGATTCGAAAAATACAAAAAGAGTTTCTGAAATTTTAGATAATTTTTCTGAAGCTGGGAAAACACTTGTAGTTTCGACACACGATACAGATTTTGCATATGAATTTGCTGACTATATTTATGTTCTTGATAAAGGGAAAATTGTAAGACAAGGTAGTAGAGATGAGGTTTTTGAGGATTTTGAATTTTTGAAAAAATTAAATTTGAATGTGCCAAACATTTTGAAAATTAAAAGTTATCTCAAGTATAAAAATCTTGATGAAAATGATTATTATAAATTTTTAGAGGAAAAAAATTTGTTATGA
- the cbiE gene encoding precorrin-6y C5,15-methyltransferase (decarboxylating) subunit CbiE, giving the protein MEKIQILGLGPGNLDYTLPIVLKKIKESEVIVGGKRHIESLGECVENKEYCYISADLQKVLDFINENRNKKISVIVSGDTGFYSLLTFMKKHFESEELEVVPGISSVQYMFAKISEYWYDACIASVHGKEFDFVEKLNEYEKIGLLTDFKENTPQKIAQKLLENNFDNVEIFVGENLSYENEKIYHFKAKELANYEDKFGMNVVILKK; this is encoded by the coding sequence ATGGAAAAAATACAAATTTTAGGACTAGGGCCTGGAAATTTAGACTATACATTGCCGATTGTTTTGAAAAAAATTAAGGAATCGGAAGTGATTGTCGGTGGAAAACGGCATATTGAAAGTTTAGGAGAATGTGTGGAAAATAAGGAATATTGCTACATTTCAGCTGATTTGCAAAAAGTTCTGGATTTCATAAACGAGAATCGAAATAAAAAGATTTCTGTGATTGTATCTGGAGATACTGGATTTTATAGCCTTTTGACTTTTATGAAAAAACATTTTGAAAGTGAAGAGCTGGAAGTTGTGCCAGGAATTTCATCGGTTCAGTATATGTTCGCAAAAATTTCAGAATATTGGTATGATGCTTGTATTGCCAGTGTTCATGGGAAGGAATTCGATTTTGTGGAAAAATTGAATGAGTATGAAAAAATTGGATTATTGACTGATTTTAAAGAAAATACGCCACAAAAAATTGCTCAAAAATTGCTAGAAAATAATTTTGATAATGTGGAAATTTTTGTTGGGGAAAATTTGTCTTATGAAAATGAAAAAATTTATCATTTTAAGGCGAAAGAGTTGGCAAATTATGAAGATAAATTTGGAATGAATGTTGTGATTTTGAAAAAATAA
- a CDS encoding S1C family serine protease — MKKMNFIKKENKKFTLLSILFLVLSCSNKTGNNSGNTNNTANTEQQKTVSPEELKKYTKNAVQTQDAFVSVHNSVQDSIVNIRTKKTVTVNTYNPLEELLYGRSGGQEKRESGSLGSGFVVSKDGYVVTNNHVIDGADEIYVKFSNGREYRTKLVGTSPEVDIAVLKIDSNETFKPLEFANSDQVQIGQWSIAFGNPLGLNDSMTVGIVSAAGRSSLGIEEIENFIQTDAAINQGNSGGPLIDITGKVIGVNTAIYSQSGGSVGIGFAIPANLVTTVKDSIIATGKFEKPYIGVYLGNLDADKVKALNLKSSNGVFVAGAVPNGPAAAAGITKNDVITAVDGKEVNSAGAFVGEIAAKKVGQSVKLTISRNGKTTEVSVTLAKTPNTIEQQRILQQKQQQLEQEQFGR, encoded by the coding sequence ATGAAAAAAATGAATTTTATAAAAAAAGAAAATAAAAAATTTACTTTACTTTCAATATTATTTTTAGTTTTGAGCTGTTCCAATAAAACTGGAAATAATTCAGGAAATACAAATAATACAGCAAATACTGAGCAGCAAAAAACAGTTTCTCCAGAAGAACTGAAAAAATATACTAAAAATGCAGTACAAACACAAGATGCCTTTGTAAGTGTACATAATAGTGTACAAGATTCAATTGTAAATATCAGAACTAAAAAAACTGTAACAGTTAATACCTATAATCCACTAGAAGAATTATTATACGGTCGTTCGGGAGGACAAGAAAAACGTGAATCCGGTTCACTTGGTTCAGGATTTGTAGTTTCAAAGGATGGTTATGTTGTTACAAATAATCACGTTATTGATGGTGCAGATGAAATTTATGTAAAATTCTCAAATGGACGTGAATATCGTACAAAACTTGTAGGAACTTCACCTGAAGTTGATATCGCAGTGTTAAAAATAGATTCAAATGAAACATTTAAACCTTTAGAATTTGCAAATTCAGATCAAGTTCAAATTGGACAATGGTCAATCGCCTTTGGAAATCCATTGGGATTAAACGATTCAATGACTGTTGGAATCGTAAGTGCAGCTGGACGTAGTTCACTTGGAATTGAAGAAATTGAAAACTTTATTCAAACTGATGCTGCAATTAACCAAGGAAATAGTGGAGGTCCGTTAATTGACATTACAGGAAAAGTTATTGGAGTAAATACTGCAATTTATTCACAAAGCGGAGGAAGTGTAGGAATTGGCTTTGCAATTCCAGCAAATTTAGTAACAACTGTAAAAGATTCAATTATTGCAACTGGTAAATTTGAAAAACCATACATTGGTGTATATTTAGGCAACTTAGACGCAGACAAAGTAAAAGCTCTTAATTTAAAATCTTCAAATGGAGTATTTGTAGCAGGTGCCGTTCCAAATGGTCCAGCCGCAGCTGCAGGAATCACAAAAAATGACGTTATTACAGCAGTTGATGGAAAAGAAGTAAATTCTGCAGGTGCCTTTGTCGGAGAAATAGCCGCTAAAAAAGTCGGACAATCTGTAAAATTAACTATATCTAGAAATGGAAAAACAACAGAAGTATCAGTAACTCTTGCAAAAACTCCAAATACTATTGAACAACAACGTATTTTACAACAAAAACAACAACAACTAGAACAAGAACAATTTGGTAGATAA
- the ffh gene encoding signal recognition particle protein yields MFNNLGDRFKDIFKKVSGQGKLTENNMKDALREVRLALLEADVNYGVAKNFVAKIREKALGEQVISGVNPTQQFIKIVNDELVEVLGGSNVSIAKAEKNPTIVMLSGLQGAGKTTFSGKLAKHLKSKGEKPFLIGADVYRPAAKKQLKVLGEQVKVPVFTIDESTDALEIVKQGIEASKAEHATYVIIDTAGRLHIDEQLMHELQDIKDSFNPNEILLVVDGMTGQDAVNVAKEFNEQLDITGVVLTKLDGDTRGGAALSVKEVAGKPIKFISEGEKLDDIAPFHPDRLASRILGMGDVVSLVEKAQEAIDEKEAKKMEEKFRKNQFDFEDFLKQFKMIRKMGSIAGIMKMIPGVDSSMIDMGMAEKEMKKVEAIIFSMTVQERRDPKLLKNGSRKMRIAKGSGVQVNDVNKLIKQFEQMKQMMKMFNSGGIPGLGGGFMKGRRK; encoded by the coding sequence ATGTTTAATAATTTAGGAGATAGATTTAAAGATATATTTAAAAAAGTCAGTGGACAGGGGAAGTTGACAGAAAATAATATGAAGGATGCTTTGAGGGAGGTACGTTTAGCATTACTTGAAGCAGATGTAAATTATGGGGTAGCTAAGAATTTTGTAGCAAAAATTCGAGAAAAGGCTCTTGGAGAGCAGGTTATTAGTGGAGTTAATCCAACACAGCAATTTATTAAAATTGTAAATGATGAATTGGTAGAAGTGCTGGGAGGTTCAAATGTTTCAATTGCTAAAGCTGAGAAAAATCCTACGATTGTGATGCTTTCTGGGCTTCAAGGGGCTGGGAAAACTACATTTTCTGGAAAATTGGCAAAACATCTAAAATCAAAAGGGGAAAAGCCGTTTCTGATTGGAGCAGATGTTTATAGACCTGCTGCGAAAAAGCAATTAAAGGTACTGGGAGAGCAAGTAAAAGTTCCAGTATTTACAATTGATGAGAGTACAGATGCTTTGGAAATCGTAAAGCAGGGAATTGAGGCTTCAAAAGCGGAACATGCTACTTATGTGATTATTGATACGGCAGGAAGACTGCATATTGATGAGCAGCTTATGCATGAATTGCAGGACATAAAGGACAGTTTTAACCCAAATGAGATTTTGCTTGTCGTTGATGGAATGACTGGGCAGGATGCAGTTAACGTGGCAAAAGAATTTAATGAACAGCTTGATATTACTGGAGTCGTACTTACAAAACTGGATGGAGATACCCGTGGAGGGGCTGCTCTTTCAGTAAAGGAAGTTGCAGGAAAGCCAATTAAATTTATAAGTGAAGGGGAAAAACTGGATGACATTGCACCATTTCACCCAGACAGGCTTGCTTCACGTATTCTTGGAATGGGAGATGTCGTTTCGCTTGTAGAAAAGGCACAGGAAGCCATTGATGAAAAAGAAGCCAAGAAAATGGAAGAGAAATTTAGAAAGAACCAGTTTGACTTTGAAGATTTTTTAAAGCAGTTTAAAATGATAAGAAAAATGGGATCAATTGCTGGAATTATGAAAATGATACCAGGAGTTGATTCAAGCATGATTGACATGGGAATGGCTGAAAAGGAAATGAAAAAAGTTGAAGCAATTATTTTTTCAATGACAGTTCAGGAAAGACGTGATCCGAAACTTCTAAAAAATGGAAGCCGTAAAATGAGAATTGCCAAAGGAAGCGGAGTTCAGGTAAATGACGTAAATAAATTGATAAAGCAGTTTGAACAAATGAAACAAATGATGAAAATGTTCAATAGTGGCGGTATTCCAGGACTTGGCGGAGGATTTATGAAGGGAAGAAGAAAATAA
- a CDS encoding sirohydrochlorin cobaltochelatase, with translation MKKAILVTSFGTSHKDTRKKCLDSIQREVEEKYGSENVERAYTSGIIRRIIEKKEGVHIFDQEEGLKVLKDKGFEEIITMSLHILDGIEYSKLDDKFGKISKPLLADDEDFKKIVENKEFNDLEGDDAIVFMGHGTEIEADYAYQKLQEEYLKAGKSNIFIATVEGEVTIKDIIEKMKGKGFKKILLKPFMIVAGDHAKNDMSSDNEDSWKTMLKNEGYEVTSVLKGMGEYKFIREMFMDKLKEVYI, from the coding sequence ATGAAAAAAGCTATTTTAGTAACTAGCTTTGGGACATCACATAAAGATACACGAAAAAAATGTCTTGATTCAATCCAAAGGGAAGTAGAGGAAAAATATGGAAGTGAAAACGTGGAAAGAGCTTATACTTCAGGAATTATAAGACGAATAATAGAAAAAAAAGAGGGAGTTCATATATTTGATCAGGAGGAAGGACTAAAAGTCTTAAAAGATAAAGGATTTGAAGAAATAATAACAATGTCTTTGCATATTTTAGATGGAATTGAATATTCAAAACTTGATGACAAATTTGGAAAAATATCAAAACCGCTTTTGGCAGATGATGAAGATTTTAAGAAAATTGTAGAAAATAAAGAGTTTAATGATCTTGAAGGTGATGATGCCATAGTGTTTATGGGGCATGGAACTGAAATTGAGGCAGACTATGCTTATCAAAAATTGCAAGAAGAATATTTGAAGGCTGGGAAGAGTAATATTTTTATAGCTACTGTTGAAGGAGAAGTGACTATTAAAGATATTATTGAAAAAATGAAGGGAAAAGGCTTTAAAAAAATACTATTAAAACCATTTATGATAGTAGCTGGAGATCATGCTAAAAATGATATGTCTTCTGATAATGAAGATTCGTGGAAAACGATGCTAAAAAATGAAGGCTATGAAGTAACATCGGTTTTAAAAGGGATGGGAGAGTACAAGTTTATTCGTGAAATGTTTATGGATAAATTGAAGGAAGTTTATATTTGA
- the cbiD gene encoding cobalt-precorrin-5B (C(1))-methyltransferase CbiD, whose protein sequence is MGNYVYFNGRKLRYGYTTGSSATAATKAALLLLLGKVEKIEEVEIDVPAGERIKIGIKSFEKTKDYAMATVVKDGGDDPDVTHGLEIVSKVSFRKDNKINIFGGKGVGKVTKVGLPVEVGKSAINSTPMKMLTNIVEEFLPNGKGVDVEISVPLGEEAAKKTMNAKLGIIGGISILGTMGIVRPMSEESWKASLAIELKQNLTYFNTKTAIFLFGNRGKMFLSKEFPERAEEGVVISNFVGYMFDKACEYEVKKVYFIGELGKFVKVAGGIFHTHSRVSDAKMEILAANALLVGEKLENVYKILESNTTEEASGYIEKKEVFNLLAEKAKQKCEEHCRKNGWDLEVETLILSAEKKVIGQSKDFFKDF, encoded by the coding sequence ATGGGAAATTATGTATATTTTAACGGTAGAAAATTGCGATATGGATATACTACTGGAAGTTCAGCAACGGCAGCGACTAAAGCAGCATTGTTACTTTTGCTGGGGAAAGTCGAAAAAATCGAAGAAGTTGAAATAGACGTTCCAGCAGGTGAGAGAATAAAAATTGGGATTAAATCTTTTGAAAAGACAAAGGATTATGCGATGGCAACTGTTGTGAAAGATGGGGGAGATGACCCTGATGTGACACACGGTTTAGAGATTGTTTCAAAAGTGAGTTTTAGAAAAGATAATAAAATCAATATTTTTGGAGGAAAAGGTGTTGGAAAAGTTACAAAAGTTGGACTTCCTGTTGAAGTTGGAAAATCAGCGATTAATTCAACGCCAATGAAAATGTTGACAAATATTGTTGAGGAGTTTCTTCCAAATGGAAAAGGAGTCGATGTTGAAATAAGTGTGCCTTTGGGTGAAGAAGCTGCAAAAAAAACGATGAATGCAAAGCTGGGAATTATCGGTGGAATCTCGATTCTTGGAACAATGGGAATTGTGCGACCGATGTCTGAAGAGTCATGGAAAGCCTCTTTGGCGATAGAATTGAAGCAAAATTTGACATATTTCAATACGAAAACAGCGATTTTTCTTTTTGGAAATCGTGGAAAAATGTTTTTGAGTAAGGAATTTCCTGAAAGGGCTGAAGAAGGCGTTGTAATCAGTAACTTTGTTGGATATATGTTTGATAAGGCCTGTGAATACGAGGTTAAAAAAGTTTACTTTATTGGTGAACTAGGAAAATTTGTAAAAGTGGCAGGAGGAATTTTTCATACTCATAGCCGAGTTTCTGATGCAAAAATGGAAATACTAGCTGCAAATGCTCTATTAGTTGGCGAAAAATTGGAAAATGTCTATAAAATTTTGGAATCAAATACAACTGAAGAAGCCTCTGGATACATTGAAAAAAAGGAAGTTTTCAATTTACTAGCTGAAAAGGCAAAGCAAAAATGTGAAGAACATTGCAGAAAAAATGGCTGGGACTTGGAAGTAGAAACGTTGATTTTATCGGCTGAGAAAAAGGTTATTGGACAAAGCAAGGACTTTTTTAAAGATTTTTAA
- a CDS encoding cobyrinate a,c-diamide synthase — MKKILISGTMSGSGKTTVSSILMSALENVAPFKVGPDYIDPTHHEVFTGHHSHNLDIFMTDDEDAVRQIFEMYSQGRDISVVEGVMGLYDGIGNEKDNFSTAHLARVLDIPVILVVNAKAISTSIAAEVLGFKMFDERVNIKGVILNNVSSQKLYESLKEAVEKYTGIECLGYIPRNEQLATESRHLGLKQAFEEDNARKQQLFKEIAQNCLNLERIKEIAQEFESSRNMDNYAKIGHLKDKFKGKRVAIARDEAFSFYYEANIDLMKFCGVEIVEFSPIRDKKLPENIDFIYFGGGYPELFSKELSKNISMKNSIVEACKNGVRIFAECGGFMYLAKKLRLLNGEIFDMCGIFDIEIGMRKRLNIGRFGYINIETANGIKLRGHEFHYSEILENNEVSENDSEGYFYNIYKNNGKEWNCGYVKNNAIAGYPHIHFYSNVEFFEFLLDVKRD; from the coding sequence ATGAAAAAAATATTAATATCAGGAACGATGAGCGGAAGCGGTAAAACTACAGTAAGCAGTATTTTGATGTCTGCTTTGGAAAATGTGGCTCCTTTTAAAGTGGGACCAGATTACATTGATCCGACTCATCATGAGGTATTTACAGGACACCATTCACACAATTTGGATATTTTTATGACAGATGATGAGGACGCTGTGAGACAAATATTTGAGATGTATTCGCAAGGTAGAGATATTTCTGTTGTTGAGGGTGTTATGGGACTTTATGATGGAATTGGGAACGAAAAGGATAATTTTAGTACGGCTCATTTAGCGAGAGTACTTGATATTCCTGTAATTTTAGTTGTAAATGCTAAGGCGATTTCAACAAGTATTGCGGCAGAAGTTCTTGGATTTAAGATGTTTGATGAACGAGTGAATATAAAAGGTGTGATTCTTAACAATGTTTCTTCACAAAAATTATATGAGAGCTTGAAGGAAGCAGTTGAGAAATATACGGGAATCGAGTGTTTAGGCTACATTCCTAGAAATGAGCAGCTTGCTACAGAGAGTCGGCATTTAGGCTTAAAACAGGCTTTTGAAGAGGATAATGCAAGGAAACAGCAATTGTTCAAGGAAATTGCACAAAATTGCTTAAATTTAGAGCGGATAAAAGAAATTGCACAAGAATTTGAGTCAAGTCGAAATATGGACAATTATGCGAAAATAGGACATCTAAAAGATAAATTTAAAGGAAAAAGAGTAGCGATTGCAAGAGATGAAGCGTTCTCGTTTTACTATGAAGCAAATATTGATTTGATGAAATTTTGTGGAGTGGAAATAGTTGAGTTTAGTCCAATTCGAGATAAAAAACTTCCTGAAAATATAGATTTTATCTACTTTGGTGGAGGTTATCCTGAATTATTTTCAAAAGAGTTGAGTAAAAATATTTCGATGAAAAATAGTATTGTTGAAGCGTGTAAAAATGGCGTGAGAATATTTGCAGAATGTGGTGGATTTATGTATTTGGCAAAAAAATTACGTTTATTAAATGGTGAAATTTTTGATATGTGTGGAATTTTTGATATTGAAATTGGGATGAGAAAACGTTTAAATATTGGAAGGTTTGGGTATATCAATATTGAAACTGCAAATGGGATAAAGTTGCGAGGACATGAATTTCATTATTCGGAAATTTTGGAAAATAATGAAGTGAGTGAAAATGACTCGGAAGGCTATTTTTATAATATTTACAAGAATAATGGGAAAGAATGGAACTGTGGATATGTGAAAAATAATGCGATAGCTGGATATCCACATATTCATTTTTACTCGAATGTGGAGTTTTTTGAGTTTTTGTTGGATGTGAAAAGAGATTAA
- a CDS encoding CbiQ family ECF transporter T component gives MLIDKISYTNPIKNINPGIKFTLSMMTLVFLLYTGSKVVFIFNLILFNLLLLFVVKVKAKDLLKLNFIPALFILTTVISLWLIKADIWIFLLRSFSSISVIYFLICSTPVVDLDYIFEKMRFPKIFREMFLLIYRYIFLLFDNKEKLKNAQEVRLGYSSFRNGMKSFPMLVVAILKKTYYYNLNSIKAVESRLGKEFIFSHRKYKKIGFETIFVIIIVVINLYLVVK, from the coding sequence ATGCTAATAGATAAAATATCATATACGAATCCCATAAAAAATATTAATCCTGGAATAAAATTTACGCTGTCAATGATGACATTAGTTTTTTTGCTTTACACAGGAAGTAAAGTAGTATTTATTTTTAATCTTATACTATTTAATTTACTTCTTTTATTTGTAGTAAAAGTGAAAGCGAAAGATTTACTAAAGCTGAATTTTATTCCAGCTTTATTTATTTTAACAACTGTAATTTCATTATGGCTGATAAAGGCGGATATTTGGATATTTTTGTTACGTTCATTTTCGTCAATATCAGTAATTTATTTTCTTATTTGCTCAACACCAGTTGTAGATTTAGATTATATATTTGAAAAAATGAGATTTCCAAAAATATTTAGAGAAATGTTTTTGTTGATTTACAGATACATATTCTTGCTATTTGATAATAAAGAAAAGCTCAAAAATGCACAGGAAGTGAGGCTTGGATACAGTAGTTTTAGAAATGGGATGAAATCATTTCCAATGTTAGTGGTAGCTATATTAAAAAAAACATATTACTATAATCTTAATTCTATAAAGGCTGTAGAATCAAGACTGGGAAAGGAATTTATCTTTTCTCATAGAAAATACAAAAAAATTGGATTTGAAACAATTTTTGTAATAATAATAGTTGTAATAAATTTATATTTGGTGGTAAAATAA